The Clupea harengus chromosome 6, Ch_v2.0.2, whole genome shotgun sequence genome contains a region encoding:
- the LOC105906166 gene encoding natterin-3-like, which produces MPIKSQDILSMLHCGESFRELTKGLLHKKRKMRSYLCVALSVLVLAADHILASDTPSDTAGTHPLTYSLKVSKEIITERHSTNISGEPGPSARNNTIAVFVAFNDAKTSYIPPFTYDNSNLEWQRFSGSLPNEAVGIWNGYTKRYDYVCRTVDSCETGFYHSGYGDNCFYAHYPDLRYTAGFYILVNKDGFENLQWKSESYGSVPANSVKPCTSAKGYVGKNWYGLGLVHAGDSFYLPWLSSHKNGRFYGYTTWYRQSYQVLTINTDEFSQVIQDVKYDIDNSNYIDAPPFAVDEHTVVNKRCESAMFSAHSLQPKLKHTPGNSITL; this is translated from the exons ATGCCTATAAAGTCACAGGACATACTTTCAATGTTACATTGCGGGGAATCTTTCAGAGAGCTCACTAAAGGCTTGCTACATAAGAAGAGAAAG ATGAGGTCCTACCTGTGTGtagctctctctgttctggtcctgGCCGCGGACCACATCCTTGCTAGTGACACACCTTCGGACACAGCAGGAACCCACCCATTGACGTATTCTCTCAAGGTTTCCAAGGAAATAATCACAGAAAGGCATAGCA CAAACATCTCTGGAGAGCCAGGCCCTTCAGCTCGGAATAATACCATTGCTGTATTTGTTGCTTTCAATGATGCTAAAACTAGCTACATCCCTCCATTCACCTACGACAACTCCAACCTTGAGTGGCAGAGGTTTTCCGGGTCTCTGCCCAATGAAGCAGTGGGCATCTGGAACGGCTACACCAAGCGGTACGATTACGTGTGCAGAACAGTTGATAGCTGTGAGACCGGATTCTACCACAGTGGATATGGCGATAATTGCTTCTACGCACACTACCCTGACTTGCGGTACACTGCTGGTTTTTACATCCTCGTAAACAAAGACGGATTTGAAAATCTGCAGTGGAAATCGGAATCCTATGGGTCTGTTCCTGCAAACTCAGTCAAACCGTGTACGTCAGCGAAGGGTTATGTTGGAAAAAACTGGTACGGTTTAGGATTGGTTCATGCTGGAGATTCATTCTATTTACCTTGGTTGTCATCGCATAAGAATGGTAGATTCTATGGGTACACTACATGGTACAGACAATCCTACCAGGTTTTGACAATAAATACTGATGAATTTTCGCAGGTGATCCAAGATGTAAAGTATGACATTGATAATAGTAACTACATAGACGCTCCCCCATTCGCCGTTGATGAACACACTGTAGTCAACAAACGTTGCGAAAGTGCGATGTTTAGTGCACACTCTCTGCAACccaaactgaaacacacacctggcaaTTCGATTACTCTATGA